TAAAAAAGATCTGGCTATTTTATACAATAGCCAGATCTCTATTTTATCAAACTTAAAGGCGGAAAACAGGATAAGGCAGTAATTCTTTAGACATTAAATCATTAAGACTTCCGAATTGATACCCGCGTTTACGCAGCTCCACAATCATCTGTTCCAACGCTTCAGCATTATCCTCTGACACAGTGTGCATTAAAATTACAGCCCCAGGGTGAATTTGCTCAAGAACGTTATTATAAGCGTATTCCCACCCCTTTTGGTTATCTGTCTCCCAGTCTTTAAAGGCAATCGACCAAAAGGCATGAGTATACCCAAATTCTTTCGCCCATTTTAAGGACTGCGAGTTGAAAGTACCTCTTGGCGGACGGACGTAAGTCATCGCTTCCTGGTCGGTTAATTCTTGAACCGCTTCATTTACTTGATCGAGTTCTTTTTTCATCTCTTCTTTAGGTATCTTGGTGAAGTCAGGGTGAGACCATGAATGATTCCCAATTAAATGGCCTTCCTTGTTCATTCTTTTTACTAACTCAGGGGCACTGTTAATATAATGCCCAGTTACGAAAAAAGTCGCCGGTACCTGCTGTTCCTTTAAAACATCAAGCACCTTTCCGGTATACCCCTGCTCATAACCATTATCAAATGTAAAATACACCATTTTATCTCCGGAACGGTCTGCATAAAATCCGTCATATTCTTCCACCATAGGACCATAGCGTCCTACGTCAGGAAGTTTACCTTCTTTATTTTTTGAAAATCCCCATCCTTCTGCATGTACGGCTGATGGCGCAGCGAGCATTGCCGCTAAAAGGATGAGGGCCAGTAATTTTTTCATGTAGGTCAC
This window of the Halobacillus sp. Marseille-Q1614 genome carries:
- the pdaA gene encoding delta-lactam-biosynthetic de-N-acetylase; its protein translation is MKKLLALILLAAMLAAPSAVHAEGWGFSKNKEGKLPDVGRYGPMVEEYDGFYADRSGDKMVYFTFDNGYEQGYTGKVLDVLKEQQVPATFFVTGHYINSAPELVKRMNKEGHLIGNHSWSHPDFTKIPKEEMKKELDQVNEAVQELTDQEAMTYVRPPRGTFNSQSLKWAKEFGYTHAFWSIAFKDWETDNQKGWEYAYNNVLEQIHPGAVILMHTVSEDNAEALEQMIVELRKRGYQFGSLNDLMSKELLPYPVFRL